In a single window of the Equus quagga isolate Etosha38 chromosome 7, UCLA_HA_Equagga_1.0, whole genome shotgun sequence genome:
- the SLC23A1 gene encoding solute carrier family 23 member 1 isoform X2 has translation MSPHFPRGTAHTCAPKMRAQEDPEGRTQHESLGSAGTSIGDPPLFLPTESKFDMLYKIEDVPPWYLCILLGFQHYLTCFSGTIAVPFLLAEAMCVGRDQHVVSQLIGTIFTCVGITTLIQTTLGIRLPLFQASAFAFLVPAKAILALERWKCPPEEEIYGNWSLPLNTSHIWHPRMREVQGAIIVSSIVEVVIGLMGLPGALLSYIGPLTVTPTVSLIGLSVFQDAGDRAGSHWGISACSILLIILFSQYLRNLTFLLPVYCWGKGLTVFRIQIFKMFPIVLAIMTVWLLCYIMTLTDVLPADSTAYGFQARTDARGDIMSIAPWIRIPYPCQWGLPTVTAAAVLGMFSATLAGIIESIGDYYACARLAGAPPPPVHAINRGIFTEGICCIIAGLLGTGNGSTSSSPNIGVLGITKVGSRRVVQYGAGIMLVLGTIGKFTALFASLPDPILGGMFCTLFGMITAVGLSNLQFVDMNSSRNLFVLGFSMFFGLTLPNYLTSNPGAINTGISEVDQILTVLLTTEMFVGGCLAFILDNTVPGSPEERGLIQWKAGAHANSETSTSLKSYDFPFGMSMVKRIAFLKYIPICPVFKGFSSRSKGQLPVPEDTPENTETGSVCTKV, from the exons ATGTCCCCACACTTTCCCAGGG GAACTGCACACACTTGTGCCCCAAAGATGAGAGCCCAAGAGGACCCCGAGGGCCGGACACAG CATGAGTCCCTGGGCTCAGCCGGGACCTCTATCGGGGACCCTCCACTGTTCCTGCCCACAGAGTCCAAGTTTGACATGTTGTACAAGATTGAGGACGTGCCGCCCTGGTACCTGTGCATCCTGCTGGGCTTCCAG CATTACCTGACTTGCTTCAGTGGCACCATCGCTGTGCCCTTCCTCTTGGCTGAGGCAATGTGTGTGGGCCGTGACCAGCATGTGGTCAGCCAGCTCATCGGCACCATCTTCACCTGTGTGGGCATCACCACCCTCATCCAGACCACACTGGGCATCCG ACTGCCGCTGTTCCAGGCCAGCGCCTTTGCATTTCTGGTCCCAGCCAAAGCCATCCTGGCCCTGGAGAGATGGAAATGCCCGCCGGAAG AGGAGATCTACGGTAACTGGAGTCTGCCCCTGAACACCTCTCATATCTGGCACCCACGGATGCGAGAG GTCCAGGGTGCAATCATAGTGTCCAGCATTGTGGAGGTGGTGATCGGGCTGATGGGGCTTCCTGGGGCCCTGCTCAGTTACATTGGGCCTCTCACAGTCACCCCCACTGTCTCCCTCATTGGCCTTTCCGTCTTCCAAGATGCTGGAGACCGAGCAGGCTCCCACTGGGGTATCTCAGCTTG ctccaTTCTCCTGATCATCCTCTTCTCCCAGTACCTGCGCAACCTCACCTTCCTGCTGCCTGTCTACTGCTGGGGAAAGGGACTCACTGTCTTCCGCATCCAGATCTTCAAGATGTTTCCC ATTGTGCTGGCCATCATGACTGTGTGGCTGCTCTGCTACATCATGACCCTGACAGATGTGCTGCCCGCAGACTCCACAGCCTATGGCTTCCAGGCACGAACGGACGCCCGAGGGGACATCATGTCTATTGCGCCCTGGATCCGCATCCCCTACCCCT GTCAGTGGGGCCTGCCCACAGTGACTGCAGCTGCTGTCCTGGGAATGTTTAGTGCCACACTAGCAGGCATCATTGAGTCCATCGGAGATTACTATGCTTGTGCCCGTCTGGCTGGTGCGCCACCCCCTCCAGTACATGCTATCAACAG AGGGATCTTCACCGAGGGCATCTGCTGCATTATCGCAGGGCTGTTGGGCACTGGCAATGGGTCCACCTCATCCAGCCCCAACATTGGCGTCCTGGGGATTACCAAG GTAGGCAGCCGGCGCGTGGTGCAGTACGGTGCGGGTATCATGCTGGTCCTGGGCACCATTGGCAAGTTCACAGCTCTGTTCGCCTCGCTCCCGGACCCCATCCTGGGGGGGATGTTCTGCACCCTTTTCG GCATGATTACCGCTGTGGGGCTGTCCAACCTGCAGTTCGTGGACATGAACTCCTCCCGCAACCTCTTCGTGCTCGGATTTTCCATGTTCTTCGGGCTCACGCTGCCCAATTACCTGACTTCCAACCCCGGCGCCATCAACACAG GCATTTCTGAAGTGGACCAGATTCTGACTGTGCTGCTGACCACGGAGATGTTTGTGGGTGGGTGCCTCGCTTTCATACTGGACAACACAGTGCCAG GGAGCCCAGAGGAACGAGGTCTGATACAGTGGAAAGCTGGGGCCCATGCGAACAGTGAAACATCTACCAGCCTCAAGAGCTATGACTTCCCCTTTGGAATGAGCATGGTAAAAAGGATTGCCTTTCTGAAATACATTCCTATCTGCCCAGTCTTCAAAGGATTTTCTTCAAGGTCAAAAGGCCAGCTTCCAGTTCCAGAAGACACTCCAGAAAATACAGAAACTGGGTCTGTGTGCACCAAGGTCTGA
- the SLC23A1 gene encoding solute carrier family 23 member 1 isoform X3, giving the protein MKLLPSWRAVLPLGPEDRAWPWVQQPRRTAHTCAPKMRAQEDPEGRTQHESLGSAGTSIGDPPLFLPTESKFDMLYKIEDVPPWYLCILLGFQHYLTCFSGTIAVPFLLAEAMCVGRDQHVVSQLIGTIFTCVGITTLIQTTLGIRLPLFQASAFAFLVPAKAILALERWKCPPEEEIYGNWSLPLNTSHIWHPRMREVQGAIIVSSIVEVVIGLMGLPGALLSYIGPLTVTPTVSLIGLSVFQDAGDRAGSHWGISACSILLIILFSQYLRNLTFLLPVYCWGKGLTVFRIQIFKMFPIVLAIMTVWLLCYIMTLTDVLPADSTAYGFQARTDARGDIMSIAPWIRIPYPCQWGLPTVTAAAVLGMFSATLAGIIESIGDYYACARLAGAPPPPVHAINRGIFTEGICCIIAGLLGTGNGSTSSSPNIGVLGITKVGSRRVVQYGAGIMLVLGTIGKFTALFASLPDPILGGMFCTLFGSPEERGLIQWKAGAHANSETSTSLKSYDFPFGMSMVKRIAFLKYIPICPVFKGFSSRSKGQLPVPEDTPENTETGSVCTKV; this is encoded by the exons ATGAAGCTGCTGCCCAGCTGGAGAGCAGTGTTGCCCTTGGGCCCTGAGGACAGGGCCTGGCCATGGGTACAGCAACCCAGAA GAACTGCACACACTTGTGCCCCAAAGATGAGAGCCCAAGAGGACCCCGAGGGCCGGACACAG CATGAGTCCCTGGGCTCAGCCGGGACCTCTATCGGGGACCCTCCACTGTTCCTGCCCACAGAGTCCAAGTTTGACATGTTGTACAAGATTGAGGACGTGCCGCCCTGGTACCTGTGCATCCTGCTGGGCTTCCAG CATTACCTGACTTGCTTCAGTGGCACCATCGCTGTGCCCTTCCTCTTGGCTGAGGCAATGTGTGTGGGCCGTGACCAGCATGTGGTCAGCCAGCTCATCGGCACCATCTTCACCTGTGTGGGCATCACCACCCTCATCCAGACCACACTGGGCATCCG ACTGCCGCTGTTCCAGGCCAGCGCCTTTGCATTTCTGGTCCCAGCCAAAGCCATCCTGGCCCTGGAGAGATGGAAATGCCCGCCGGAAG AGGAGATCTACGGTAACTGGAGTCTGCCCCTGAACACCTCTCATATCTGGCACCCACGGATGCGAGAG GTCCAGGGTGCAATCATAGTGTCCAGCATTGTGGAGGTGGTGATCGGGCTGATGGGGCTTCCTGGGGCCCTGCTCAGTTACATTGGGCCTCTCACAGTCACCCCCACTGTCTCCCTCATTGGCCTTTCCGTCTTCCAAGATGCTGGAGACCGAGCAGGCTCCCACTGGGGTATCTCAGCTTG ctccaTTCTCCTGATCATCCTCTTCTCCCAGTACCTGCGCAACCTCACCTTCCTGCTGCCTGTCTACTGCTGGGGAAAGGGACTCACTGTCTTCCGCATCCAGATCTTCAAGATGTTTCCC ATTGTGCTGGCCATCATGACTGTGTGGCTGCTCTGCTACATCATGACCCTGACAGATGTGCTGCCCGCAGACTCCACAGCCTATGGCTTCCAGGCACGAACGGACGCCCGAGGGGACATCATGTCTATTGCGCCCTGGATCCGCATCCCCTACCCCT GTCAGTGGGGCCTGCCCACAGTGACTGCAGCTGCTGTCCTGGGAATGTTTAGTGCCACACTAGCAGGCATCATTGAGTCCATCGGAGATTACTATGCTTGTGCCCGTCTGGCTGGTGCGCCACCCCCTCCAGTACATGCTATCAACAG AGGGATCTTCACCGAGGGCATCTGCTGCATTATCGCAGGGCTGTTGGGCACTGGCAATGGGTCCACCTCATCCAGCCCCAACATTGGCGTCCTGGGGATTACCAAG GTAGGCAGCCGGCGCGTGGTGCAGTACGGTGCGGGTATCATGCTGGTCCTGGGCACCATTGGCAAGTTCACAGCTCTGTTCGCCTCGCTCCCGGACCCCATCCTGGGGGGGATGTTCTGCACCCTTTTCG GGAGCCCAGAGGAACGAGGTCTGATACAGTGGAAAGCTGGGGCCCATGCGAACAGTGAAACATCTACCAGCCTCAAGAGCTATGACTTCCCCTTTGGAATGAGCATGGTAAAAAGGATTGCCTTTCTGAAATACATTCCTATCTGCCCAGTCTTCAAAGGATTTTCTTCAAGGTCAAAAGGCCAGCTTCCAGTTCCAGAAGACACTCCAGAAAATACAGAAACTGGGTCTGTGTGCACCAAGGTCTGA
- the SLC23A1 gene encoding solute carrier family 23 member 1 isoform X1 — MKLLPSWRAVLPLGPEDRAWPWVQQPRRTAHTCAPKMRAQEDPEGRTQHESLGSAGTSIGDPPLFLPTESKFDMLYKIEDVPPWYLCILLGFQHYLTCFSGTIAVPFLLAEAMCVGRDQHVVSQLIGTIFTCVGITTLIQTTLGIRLPLFQASAFAFLVPAKAILALERWKCPPEEEIYGNWSLPLNTSHIWHPRMREVQGAIIVSSIVEVVIGLMGLPGALLSYIGPLTVTPTVSLIGLSVFQDAGDRAGSHWGISACSILLIILFSQYLRNLTFLLPVYCWGKGLTVFRIQIFKMFPIVLAIMTVWLLCYIMTLTDVLPADSTAYGFQARTDARGDIMSIAPWIRIPYPCQWGLPTVTAAAVLGMFSATLAGIIESIGDYYACARLAGAPPPPVHAINRGIFTEGICCIIAGLLGTGNGSTSSSPNIGVLGITKVGSRRVVQYGAGIMLVLGTIGKFTALFASLPDPILGGMFCTLFGMITAVGLSNLQFVDMNSSRNLFVLGFSMFFGLTLPNYLTSNPGAINTGISEVDQILTVLLTTEMFVGGCLAFILDNTVPGSPEERGLIQWKAGAHANSETSTSLKSYDFPFGMSMVKRIAFLKYIPICPVFKGFSSRSKGQLPVPEDTPENTETGSVCTKV; from the exons ATGAAGCTGCTGCCCAGCTGGAGAGCAGTGTTGCCCTTGGGCCCTGAGGACAGGGCCTGGCCATGGGTACAGCAACCCAGAA GAACTGCACACACTTGTGCCCCAAAGATGAGAGCCCAAGAGGACCCCGAGGGCCGGACACAG CATGAGTCCCTGGGCTCAGCCGGGACCTCTATCGGGGACCCTCCACTGTTCCTGCCCACAGAGTCCAAGTTTGACATGTTGTACAAGATTGAGGACGTGCCGCCCTGGTACCTGTGCATCCTGCTGGGCTTCCAG CATTACCTGACTTGCTTCAGTGGCACCATCGCTGTGCCCTTCCTCTTGGCTGAGGCAATGTGTGTGGGCCGTGACCAGCATGTGGTCAGCCAGCTCATCGGCACCATCTTCACCTGTGTGGGCATCACCACCCTCATCCAGACCACACTGGGCATCCG ACTGCCGCTGTTCCAGGCCAGCGCCTTTGCATTTCTGGTCCCAGCCAAAGCCATCCTGGCCCTGGAGAGATGGAAATGCCCGCCGGAAG AGGAGATCTACGGTAACTGGAGTCTGCCCCTGAACACCTCTCATATCTGGCACCCACGGATGCGAGAG GTCCAGGGTGCAATCATAGTGTCCAGCATTGTGGAGGTGGTGATCGGGCTGATGGGGCTTCCTGGGGCCCTGCTCAGTTACATTGGGCCTCTCACAGTCACCCCCACTGTCTCCCTCATTGGCCTTTCCGTCTTCCAAGATGCTGGAGACCGAGCAGGCTCCCACTGGGGTATCTCAGCTTG ctccaTTCTCCTGATCATCCTCTTCTCCCAGTACCTGCGCAACCTCACCTTCCTGCTGCCTGTCTACTGCTGGGGAAAGGGACTCACTGTCTTCCGCATCCAGATCTTCAAGATGTTTCCC ATTGTGCTGGCCATCATGACTGTGTGGCTGCTCTGCTACATCATGACCCTGACAGATGTGCTGCCCGCAGACTCCACAGCCTATGGCTTCCAGGCACGAACGGACGCCCGAGGGGACATCATGTCTATTGCGCCCTGGATCCGCATCCCCTACCCCT GTCAGTGGGGCCTGCCCACAGTGACTGCAGCTGCTGTCCTGGGAATGTTTAGTGCCACACTAGCAGGCATCATTGAGTCCATCGGAGATTACTATGCTTGTGCCCGTCTGGCTGGTGCGCCACCCCCTCCAGTACATGCTATCAACAG AGGGATCTTCACCGAGGGCATCTGCTGCATTATCGCAGGGCTGTTGGGCACTGGCAATGGGTCCACCTCATCCAGCCCCAACATTGGCGTCCTGGGGATTACCAAG GTAGGCAGCCGGCGCGTGGTGCAGTACGGTGCGGGTATCATGCTGGTCCTGGGCACCATTGGCAAGTTCACAGCTCTGTTCGCCTCGCTCCCGGACCCCATCCTGGGGGGGATGTTCTGCACCCTTTTCG GCATGATTACCGCTGTGGGGCTGTCCAACCTGCAGTTCGTGGACATGAACTCCTCCCGCAACCTCTTCGTGCTCGGATTTTCCATGTTCTTCGGGCTCACGCTGCCCAATTACCTGACTTCCAACCCCGGCGCCATCAACACAG GCATTTCTGAAGTGGACCAGATTCTGACTGTGCTGCTGACCACGGAGATGTTTGTGGGTGGGTGCCTCGCTTTCATACTGGACAACACAGTGCCAG GGAGCCCAGAGGAACGAGGTCTGATACAGTGGAAAGCTGGGGCCCATGCGAACAGTGAAACATCTACCAGCCTCAAGAGCTATGACTTCCCCTTTGGAATGAGCATGGTAAAAAGGATTGCCTTTCTGAAATACATTCCTATCTGCCCAGTCTTCAAAGGATTTTCTTCAAGGTCAAAAGGCCAGCTTCCAGTTCCAGAAGACACTCCAGAAAATACAGAAACTGGGTCTGTGTGCACCAAGGTCTGA
- the SLC23A1 gene encoding solute carrier family 23 member 1 isoform X4, producing the protein MKLLPSWRAVLPLGPEDRAWPWVQQPRRTAHTCAPKMRAQEDPEGRTQHESLGSAGTSIGDPPLFLPTESKFDMLYKIEDVPPWYLCILLGFQHYLTCFSGTIAVPFLLAEAMCVGRDQHVVSQLIGTIFTCVGITTLIQTTLGIRLPLFQASAFAFLVPAKAILALERWKCPPEEEIYGNWSLPLNTSHIWHPRMREVQGAIIVSSIVEVVIGLMGLPGALLSYIGPLTVTPTVSLIGLSVFQDAGDRAGSHWGISACSILLIILFSQYLRNLTFLLPVYCWGKGLTVFRIQIFKMFPIVLAIMTVWLLCYIMTLTDVLPADSTAYGFQARTDARGDIMSIAPWIRIPYPCQWGLPTVTAAAVLGMFSATLAGIIESIGDYYACARLAGAPPPPVHAINRGIFTEGICCIIAGLLGTGNGSTSSSPNIGVLGITKVGSRRVVQYGAGIMLVLGTIGKFTALFASLPDPILGGMFCTLFGMITAVGLSNLQFVDMNSSRNLFVLGFSMFFGLTLPNYLTSNPGAINTDEESEAQRG; encoded by the exons ATGAAGCTGCTGCCCAGCTGGAGAGCAGTGTTGCCCTTGGGCCCTGAGGACAGGGCCTGGCCATGGGTACAGCAACCCAGAA GAACTGCACACACTTGTGCCCCAAAGATGAGAGCCCAAGAGGACCCCGAGGGCCGGACACAG CATGAGTCCCTGGGCTCAGCCGGGACCTCTATCGGGGACCCTCCACTGTTCCTGCCCACAGAGTCCAAGTTTGACATGTTGTACAAGATTGAGGACGTGCCGCCCTGGTACCTGTGCATCCTGCTGGGCTTCCAG CATTACCTGACTTGCTTCAGTGGCACCATCGCTGTGCCCTTCCTCTTGGCTGAGGCAATGTGTGTGGGCCGTGACCAGCATGTGGTCAGCCAGCTCATCGGCACCATCTTCACCTGTGTGGGCATCACCACCCTCATCCAGACCACACTGGGCATCCG ACTGCCGCTGTTCCAGGCCAGCGCCTTTGCATTTCTGGTCCCAGCCAAAGCCATCCTGGCCCTGGAGAGATGGAAATGCCCGCCGGAAG AGGAGATCTACGGTAACTGGAGTCTGCCCCTGAACACCTCTCATATCTGGCACCCACGGATGCGAGAG GTCCAGGGTGCAATCATAGTGTCCAGCATTGTGGAGGTGGTGATCGGGCTGATGGGGCTTCCTGGGGCCCTGCTCAGTTACATTGGGCCTCTCACAGTCACCCCCACTGTCTCCCTCATTGGCCTTTCCGTCTTCCAAGATGCTGGAGACCGAGCAGGCTCCCACTGGGGTATCTCAGCTTG ctccaTTCTCCTGATCATCCTCTTCTCCCAGTACCTGCGCAACCTCACCTTCCTGCTGCCTGTCTACTGCTGGGGAAAGGGACTCACTGTCTTCCGCATCCAGATCTTCAAGATGTTTCCC ATTGTGCTGGCCATCATGACTGTGTGGCTGCTCTGCTACATCATGACCCTGACAGATGTGCTGCCCGCAGACTCCACAGCCTATGGCTTCCAGGCACGAACGGACGCCCGAGGGGACATCATGTCTATTGCGCCCTGGATCCGCATCCCCTACCCCT GTCAGTGGGGCCTGCCCACAGTGACTGCAGCTGCTGTCCTGGGAATGTTTAGTGCCACACTAGCAGGCATCATTGAGTCCATCGGAGATTACTATGCTTGTGCCCGTCTGGCTGGTGCGCCACCCCCTCCAGTACATGCTATCAACAG AGGGATCTTCACCGAGGGCATCTGCTGCATTATCGCAGGGCTGTTGGGCACTGGCAATGGGTCCACCTCATCCAGCCCCAACATTGGCGTCCTGGGGATTACCAAG GTAGGCAGCCGGCGCGTGGTGCAGTACGGTGCGGGTATCATGCTGGTCCTGGGCACCATTGGCAAGTTCACAGCTCTGTTCGCCTCGCTCCCGGACCCCATCCTGGGGGGGATGTTCTGCACCCTTTTCG GCATGATTACCGCTGTGGGGCTGTCCAACCTGCAGTTCGTGGACATGAACTCCTCCCGCAACCTCTTCGTGCTCGGATTTTCCATGTTCTTCGGGCTCACGCTGCCCAATTACCTGACTTCCAACCCCGGCGCCATCAACACAG atgaggaaagtgaggctcagagaggttaa